In Nicotiana tabacum cultivar K326 chromosome 11, ASM71507v2, whole genome shotgun sequence, a single window of DNA contains:
- the LOC142165733 gene encoding uncharacterized protein LOC142165733: MLAELHLAEGSFPFKYLGVPLSTRKITIAQCMPLVERIVDRIRSWTSKFLSYAGRLQLIKSVLFEIQTYWAQVFFIPKKVIKLINGICRNYLWTGSHDTSHRVPIAWETLCKPETAGGINIIDYERWNKAALTKLLWVIMSKKDKLWIKWIHCHYIKKKDITTMEIPRQASLLVRKLFTAREWWANDFTRIQTCTQNGKFSIRKACLHTTPQYPKVHWKILVMVTGMLPKHKYILRKAMHRRLATFDRLAKWGVQVDQSCTLCGRDIEETHDHLYFECSYSQSLWKGILRWLEYQRTTGKWETKLQWLIANVNNRNLRKALLEVVFAVVVYNIWMERNDRRFQQLSREAKDRAKEIALQVQIAGQKKPKWSSILQSFNSYPTCNPRHI, encoded by the coding sequence ATGCTAGCAGAGCTTCACTTAGCAGAAGGCAGCTTTCCATTCAAATATTTGGGAGTACCTCTGTCCACAAGGAAAATTACTATAGCACAATGCATGCCATTAGTGGAGAGGATAGTGGACAGAATCAGAAGCTGGACATCCAAGTTTTTATCCTATGCTGGAAGACTACAACTTATCAAAAGTGTATTGTTTGAAATACAGACTTACTGGGCTCAAGTATTTTTCATTCCAAAAAAAGTTATTAAACTGATAAATGGTATATGCAGGAATTACCTATGGACTGGTAGTCATGATACTAGTCATAGGGTTCCTATAGCATGGGAGACTTTGTGTAAACCAGAAACTGCTGGAGGTATAAACATTATTGATTATGAGAGATGGAATAAAGCTGCCTTGACTAAGCTTCTTTGGGTCATAATGTCTAAGAAAGACAAACTCTGGATCAAGTGGATTCACTGCCACTACATAAAGAAGAAAGACATTACTACTATGGAGATTCCTAGGCAAGCTAGCTTGCTAGTAAGGAAACTGTTTACAGCAAGAGAGTGGTGGgctaatgatttcacaagaattcaAACCTGCACTCAGAATGGGAAGTTCAGTATCAGGAAGGCTTGCCTTCATACTACTCCACAGTATCCCAAAGTCCACTGGAAAATACTAGTTATGGTAACTGGAATGCTACCAAAACATAAGTACATTTTACGGAAGGCAATGCATAGAAGATTGGCTACATTTGACAGATTAGCCAAATGGGGAGTTCAAGTAGATCAGTCATGCACATTGTGTGGAAGAGATATTGAAGAGACACATGACCACTTGTACTTCGAATGTTCATACTCACAGAGTCTATGGAAAGGAATATTAAGATGGCTAGAGTACCAAAGAACAACTGGTAAATGGGAAACAAAATTGCAATGGCTAATTGCCAATGTAAACAACAGGAATCTAAGAAAGGCACTGCTAGAAGTGGTATTTGCAGTAGTAGTATACAACATCTGGATGGAGCGAAATGATAGAAGGTTTCAACAGCTGAGCAGAGAAGCCAAAGACAGAGCAAAGGAAATTGCTCTTCAAGTGCAAATTGCTGGACAGAAGAAGCCTAAATGGTCATCTATTCTGCAGTCATTCAATAGTTATCCTACATGTAATCCAAGGCACATATGA